The following is a genomic window from Salarias fasciatus chromosome 10, fSalaFa1.1, whole genome shotgun sequence.
AAATCATGGTAAATGTGTTGTGGAACATATTCTGTACGTAttaaaagtgcaaacatgaagCTGTATTTCATGTTAATATCCGACGTTCCATATTTTAAGTGCGCAGCAGCAGACGGCACATTTATGTATGAAGCAGTTTATGTTGTATGTATGCAAAAATAAATGTACGTTAACATGAGTGTTTGTCATCTGGTTTTCACTGCTGGCTCTGACTTCATTGCACAGCATAAAATGTATATAGAGTTTTATCTGTAACTTGACCTTCATCAGCTAATAAATATTGAGTCGTAAATTCGACACACGTGGGCTATGTACTCTATTTTGATTTGCTTTGACTGCCAGATAAATGCAGTGTGTCCTTAAACACATTTAACCCAACGGCTTTCTTGTTTGTCGCTCATACTTTTTAGGAAAATTAGTTACATGCAGGATACAGGACACTGGTCCAccattacacaaacacacacacacaccctaaacAACTTAAACTTATATATAACCCATACAtgtatgtgtttttgtgtcttcaaGGCAATAACTTTAATAGCACAATTTTAATTGCACATCCTAACACACTGTGAAACATAATCTATATTCATGAATTGTGGTAGTAATATTTAGTTATTAAATGAAGCAATTATTGATCGTTAATGcagctctttttctctctggctccgtcCACCTGCCTGTACAGTGCCAATCCTCTCGACAGGTGGCGGTATTGCACTTTTCAATAGTTGCGTCTCTTGAGCGCcgcaacagaagaagaagaaaagcatgaaggtgtgtgaggttTTGGGGCAACGGCCGCCAGTATTAGTCTAAAACAAGATACAGCGTGAAGCATCGTGTATTTACTGTACAGGTGAGTCTCGCAATGATAAACTATAATGTCTGAATTCGTCTCATAGATGGAAGAGTCAACATATATACACAGGTAGctcgatgctaatgctagctgtcTTCTGGAAGCGTCGTCACATaggctgttgccatggttacacTGTTTATCCTAGGACCTTGTGCTCCGGAGGGGTTTATTCGAGTACTAACTTTCACGTTTGAACGACTATTTTTAGTGGTAGACAGCTGGTCTGACACAGGATGGTGCAGCTTCATGTGAAGCATGGGGACGAGAGCCAGTTTCTCTTCAACACCACCGTGGACGCTCCTCTGGAGGAAATTATCCATCAGATTACTGCCATTTACAACGGGAGACTGAAAGTGGATCGAATCTGTTCAGGTGGGTTCAGGTTGTGTTATTTCCAAGTGATGTCTGCAGAAACTTTGCTCGGTTTATAATTTCTTAAAGGGACAATGCTAAAAAGGACAAACTTGTATATTCCGTTTATGTGAAGTTATGTGAATTTAGCATTTGCAATATTAGTGCAAATTAATTTTGTTTGATCTAACATAGACTGAGAACATAAAACACGTGGTGTCTGAACTCAAAATGTACAACAGAGACTTCCTTTCCCTGCTCAATAGAAATCCCAGAGCTTGCAGAGCATGGCATCACTCTGCCTCCCAACATGCAAGGGCTGACTGAGGAACAGATCGAGGAGCTGAAACTCAGGGATGAATGGGAAGACAAGTGCACACCTAGTGGAGGATCGGTTTTTAAGAAGGATGAGATTGGGAGGAGGAACGGACACGGTGGGACATTTTCTGACCTTTAAACTCTTCAATACAAACATGTGAATGAAACAGCAACTGACAATTTAGAATCACCAGCAAACTGGACCCAAGCCTTGAAGCAAGGCTGGGTCTCCTTGTAGTGCTAACCATCTCACTTTCTTCAGTGTGCTAATCATGTATTGCGAATTGTCTCTGTACCTTCTCTTAGCTCCcaatgagaaaatgaaagcagtgcTGATGAGAACAGTGGAAGATGCAAAGGCAGTCATTTCCAAAGTGAGTGATCTTTATAAAGAAGTAGTCCATGCTTTTTTCACCAAGTGATTCACTCTGATTAATTCTGTGCCTTTTATTGTGTCATAGAAACAAGTTCAGGCTAATATTTGTGTGACTATGGAGATGATAAAGGATGCCCTCGATCAGCTCAGGGGTGCGGTCATGATTGTTTATCCCAtggagctgcctcctcatgacCCTATCAGAATGGAGTTTGAAGGCCAGGAGGACCTTTCGGGAACACAGGTGAAACAGCTGTTCCTGCTTCTATCCCCTACTGGCTGCTTACAATACTTTTATCAATAAGAACTGATTTACATTTGACTGCCAGAGCACTAAAACATATCATCACTGTCTACTTATCCTTTTAATTGTGTCCTTCCCATCTGTCACCACACGACAGGCATCTCTGCAGGTGATCACAGAGGACGAATGCCAGCTCTGGTGGGCTGCCAAAGAAAtgcaaagggggaaaaaactgCAAGACTACATTggcaaaaatgaaaagacaaaactcaTAGTAAAAATTCAAAAGGTAGGAGTTACTTAAGCTACCTTTGAGTTTGTTCTGTGTTGACAGGctgttttttcattgttgtgcTTTGGCTGCTGTTCACTCCAGAAGGGACGGGGGGCCCCGGCAAGAGAGCCGCTGGtcactgaggagcagcagaaacagatgATGCTGCATTACTACCGGAGGCAAGAGGAGCTCAAGGTGAGGAGTACAAGAATGTCGCGCTCTTATTTATCCTGAGTGCGTTTTATAATTCACTGTTCCTCTCAGAAACTGGAGGAGGCGGACGATGACAGTCACCTGGACTCGGAGTGGTCCGACCGACAGGCCCTGAAAAGACAGTTTCAAGGTCTCACCAATATCAAATGGGGACCGAGATGAAGATCAGTGACACTGCTGGTGTCTCCTCTGAACTGCTGCCTTGACCTGCTTTTGACCTGTTGTGTGGATAAAACAACCGCTAACAGTTGTACAGACCGTTTGTGGccttttgatgtttttggaaGCCCCGAAAAGACAAGTACAGATACAGCAGATGTGTGCCTGTAATGTTGATTTGATGCAATTATTTAAGAGAAACTGTGACTAAGGCATCCAGATATAACCAAAAACCTGGAGGTGAAATTCTTTCATACGAATATTGATGTCTTTATTCATcaactgttttccttttttttttcaaactgtgtgagtaaaaacaaagtgaaaaataaaaccattaaatTTGACCTTTGCTTTAGTTTGTACAGACAAGATGTTTATGCACAAATCCCGGTTTCAAACAAAGTGTGTTGGACTTCTGGGAGTGCAGGGACAAGGATGCTGCACCtttcctctctttgtctccAGCTGAGACCTCTtgcaggcggagctgctgcGAGCCAGGAAGCTGACACATGGTAGGAAGGTTAATCCAGAAGAGACGGGGGAGCTGGAACGCTCAGCGTGAGAAATCCACACGCTAAGGGTTCGAGCCGTGTAGGAACTGTAGACTGCTCAAAGAGGATTGAATAATactgcatttacaaaaaaaaaaaaaaaagtccttacATGAACTGTGTGACCTCAAAGTGGAGAGATCATCATGTTTACATTCAgatatgaaacattaaaaaagaaggaTCAACTTTGAAACTGGATCATATGCTGGCACGGATAGCTGCCAATCTCAACTACCTCTGATGATTTACCTGCTTTAGTCCAACACAATTCATGTTCTTAAATGCATTTGTAATGCTGTCATGCCAGTCCCATCTGCTGACAAACGTCTTTGGTTGATATCACTAATGTTTGATCGTGTATGAATATACTGAGATCCGCCTCAGCTTTGTGTGCGATTTCACTCCTTTTGTCACAGTTGCCAACATCTCAACGTCTGAGTCTTGCAATAATAGGAATGCAACAAACTTCTATACAGTATAAAAATATTTATCACCGGAGTTTACTCCTCCGAAAGgagcagagcagtgtgagatGTGTTTAACACGAGCCGCCATTCAGAAAAGCGTTCATCCGGATCTCCTGTATGATCATCTCTCTGCGTTCAATCCTCTCCGCCCGGTCCGCCGCCTCGCTCACGTAAGTCACTTCCTCCCATCCAAATATGGCtttcctgtctgctgcagaaATCAGGGAGCTTTCAGTTCCTTCATcatcgtcctcgtcctcctcctcctcctcctcctcctcctcctgacagcgaGCGGTCTGACCTCCCGGTCTGGGCGCGAGTCGGCGTTCCTGAGGCCGCCGCCCTCGGCAGGTCACCCGGACGGAAACGGCCAGCAGGGTGAAG
Proteins encoded in this region:
- the cfap298 gene encoding cilia- and flagella-associated protein 298, translated to MVQLHVKHGDESQFLFNTTVDAPLEEIIHQITAIYNGRLKVDRICSEIPELAEHGITLPPNMQGLTEEQIEELKLRDEWEDKCTPSGGSVFKKDEIGRRNGHAPNEKMKAVLMRTVEDAKAVISKKQVQANICVTMEMIKDALDQLRGAVMIVYPMELPPHDPIRMEFEGQEDLSGTQASLQVITEDECQLWWAAKEMQRGKKLQDYIGKNEKTKLIVKIQKKGRGAPAREPLVTEEQQKQMMLHYYRRQEELKKLEEADDDSHLDSEWSDRQALKRQFQGLTNIKWGPR